Proteins encoded in a region of the Apilactobacillus apisilvae genome:
- a CDS encoding replication initiation and membrane attachment family protein gives MMENCSKLNPQDNFQIFSSYYNISDIERESLDMLYQPIIGINAYALINCFWRMYEHDTDFSMHANFELLAYLNIDIKAFYEARLKLEGSGLIKTYIKDNKYVYRLVNPLNPTEFFKDDLLSVTLLQIVGENRYTDLSNSLVNDTLSLDGFDDISKNFLQVFNIKGSELSKTPDVINQTKEMINDYEDKGSNKPNIDDDFDFSLILSILESSFVNLNDVKKNHELINSEHLLYGIDETNMARLIERSTNVNNNVFDPKKLKILADRQFNNQNSVQEDNRKTYIPEDTQKLDNSEKQIVEMAQEYSPIDFLQGLKVQVDGFVHDNEVRTIRDVIEVSVLKPEVINMITYHIIIDQKKSGLSRNLFTTIADNWSQKGVRTAEDAITEIRNRKKSNDEKKRERKRNYRKPIKEELPDWAKKSNSTKKNVSIDNNLSNSRRKELDDKLKKIRSWRKEGR, from the coding sequence ATGATGGAGAATTGCTCTAAGCTGAATCCACAAGATAATTTTCAAATTTTTTCTAGCTATTATAATATTTCTGACATTGAAAGAGAATCATTAGACATGTTATATCAACCAATAATTGGGATTAATGCATATGCGTTGATCAATTGTTTTTGGAGAATGTATGAACATGATACCGATTTTTCAATGCATGCTAATTTTGAATTACTAGCATATTTAAATATAGATATTAAAGCATTTTATGAAGCTAGACTAAAATTAGAAGGATCAGGGTTAATTAAGACATACATTAAAGATAATAAGTATGTTTATCGCTTGGTTAATCCTTTAAATCCAACTGAATTTTTTAAAGATGATTTATTAAGTGTTACACTTTTACAAATTGTTGGAGAAAATCGATATACAGATTTATCAAATTCTTTAGTTAATGATACTTTATCTTTAGACGGGTTTGATGACATATCTAAAAACTTCCTTCAAGTATTTAATATTAAGGGGAGCGAGTTATCTAAGACACCTGATGTTATCAATCAAACTAAAGAAATGATTAATGATTATGAAGATAAAGGATCAAATAAACCAAATATAGATGACGATTTTGATTTTAGTTTGATATTATCTATTTTAGAGAGTTCTTTTGTTAACTTGAACGATGTTAAAAAAAATCATGAATTAATTAATTCTGAGCATCTTTTATATGGGATTGATGAAACAAATATGGCGCGTTTAATTGAAAGATCAACTAATGTTAACAACAATGTTTTTGATCCTAAAAAATTAAAAATATTAGCTGATCGACAATTTAATAATCAAAACAGTGTTCAAGAAGACAATCGTAAAACATATATTCCAGAAGATACACAAAAGTTAGATAATTCTGAAAAACAAATTGTTGAGATGGCTCAAGAATATTCACCGATTGATTTTTTGCAAGGACTCAAGGTTCAAGTGGATGGTTTTGTTCACGATAATGAAGTTAGGACAATTCGTGATGTGATTGAAGTTTCTGTACTAAAACCTGAAGTAATTAATATGATTACTTATCATATTATTATTGATCAAAAAAAATCTGGACTAAGTAGAAACTTATTTACAACGATTGCTGATAATTGGTCACAGAAGGGCGTTCGCACTGCTGAAGACGCAATCACTGAAATTCGCAATCGTAAAAAAAGTAATGATGAAAAAAAACGTGAACGAAAACGTAATTATCGAAAACCAATTAAGGAAGAATTACCTGATTGGGCTAAAAAAAGTAATTCTACTAAAAAAAATGTATCTATCGATAATAATTTAAGCAATTCTAGAAGAAAAGAATTAGATGATAAACTGAAAAAAATTAGAAGCTGGAGAAAAGAGGGAAGATAA
- the dnaI gene encoding primosomal protein DnaI gives MENLSDELSNLMINKKFGERFKSLANEVFQDKEVKRFLSSHNDELDHSTIIKSISKLYEFVRERNKVNSGEESTIPGYQPKLELSKNAINVAYVPTKEKIESIRANKMLKKMHLVALPDALRKINFDSFYNDNNQIRANAYDNCLQFISDYEENPKSYHQGIYLYGEFGVGKTFLMAAMANELVKNGHEVMLLHFPSFVTNIKGSIQNNTVSKKVGKIKMTPLLILDDIGADDMSSWIRDDIFSVILEYRMQNELPTFFTSNYSMDQFENNHLKFNNKGDEEPLKAQRIMQRIHFLSKEVQMTGYNRRPQ, from the coding sequence ATGGAAAATTTAAGTGACGAATTATCTAACTTAATGATTAATAAAAAATTTGGTGAACGATTTAAATCATTAGCTAATGAAGTTTTTCAAGATAAAGAGGTTAAAAGATTTTTAAGTAGTCATAATGATGAATTAGATCATTCTACGATTATTAAATCAATTTCTAAGCTATATGAATTTGTTAGAGAACGTAATAAGGTTAATTCTGGTGAAGAATCAACTATTCCTGGATATCAGCCAAAATTAGAACTAAGCAAAAATGCAATCAACGTTGCATATGTTCCAACTAAAGAAAAAATTGAATCGATAAGGGCTAATAAAATGTTAAAAAAAATGCATTTAGTTGCTTTACCTGACGCTTTACGTAAAATTAATTTTGATTCTTTTTATAATGATAACAATCAAATTAGAGCAAATGCTTATGATAATTGTTTACAATTTATTAGTGATTATGAAGAGAATCCTAAATCTTACCATCAGGGTATATATCTGTATGGTGAATTTGGTGTTGGCAAAACATTTTTAATGGCAGCTATGGCTAATGAGTTAGTCAAAAATGGTCATGAAGTAATGCTATTGCATTTTCCTAGTTTTGTTACTAATATCAAAGGTTCAATTCAAAATAATACAGTTTCTAAAAAAGTTGGTAAAATTAAAATGACACCTTTGTTAATATTAGATGATATTGGTGCTGATGATATGTCTTCTTGGATTAGGGATGATATTTTTAGTGTTATTTTAGAATATCGAATGCAAAATGAATTACCTACTTTCTTCACTTCTAATTATTCGATGGATCAATTTGAAAATAATCACTTGAAGTTTAATAATAAGGGTGATGAAGAACCTTTAAAAGCACAAAGAATTATGCAAAGAATACACTTTTTATCAAAAGAAGTTCAAATGACTGGATATAATCGTCGCCCTCAATAA
- the coaE gene encoding dephospho-CoA kinase (Dephospho-CoA kinase (CoaE) performs the final step in coenzyme A biosynthesis.), translated as MTKIIGLTGGIATGKSNVSECLSENGYEIIDADKITYELQQKGTNCLNDIVKYFGNHILNDDGSLNRKSLSKIVFSNKSNLTSLMRIMDPYIRFSVNDRINKSTEKTIVLDAPTLFESGYSYMCDKIVVVTCTANNQLLRLIARNGLSIADATKRIANQWPLEFKERLADNLVDSNGSIMQTRSQVVKLFNKISKEIN; from the coding sequence ATGACTAAAATTATTGGCCTTACTGGTGGAATTGCAACTGGTAAATCTAATGTTTCAGAATGCTTGTCTGAAAATGGTTATGAAATTATTGATGCTGATAAAATAACTTATGAATTACAGCAAAAAGGAACTAATTGTCTTAATGATATTGTTAAATATTTCGGTAACCATATCTTGAATGATGATGGTAGCTTAAATCGTAAGTCGTTATCTAAAATTGTTTTCAGTAATAAAAGTAATTTGACATCCTTAATGAGAATTATGGATCCATATATTAGATTTTCTGTAAATGATAGAATTAACAAATCTACTGAAAAAACTATAGTTCTTGATGCACCAACTTTATTTGAAAGCGGATATTCTTATATGTGTGATAAAATTGTTGTAGTTACTTGTACTGCAAATAATCAATTACTAAGGTTAATTGCACGCAATGGTTTGAGTATTGCTGATGCTACTAAAAGAATTGCCAATCAGTGGCCATTAGAATTTAAGGAAAGACTAGCTGATAATCTGGTTGATAGTAATGGTTCTATTATGCAAACACGTTCGCAAGTGGTAAAATTATTCAATAAAATATCTAAAGAAATTAATTGA
- the mutM gene encoding bifunctional DNA-formamidopyrimidine glycosylase/DNA-(apurinic or apyrimidinic site) lyase gives MPELPEVETVRQGLTQLVKGSHINSIDVLYPKMINVSPEKLKVTLTNQKIEKIDRRGKYLLFRFSNGMTLVSHLRMEGKYDVEPEGTEPTKHTHVIFHLDGGRELRYKDSRKFGRMYLIKNGDEHTLSGLGTIGPEPTKEDLTFGYMKSIMNKARGKIKPFLLNQSNIAGLGNIYCDEVLWLSKIHPETITNTIPDNQIMDLRSNIIEEIKMAIKGHGTTVHSYSNAFGEAGQFQNQLHVYGKAGKPCERCGTSFEKIRVAQRGTTFCPKCQKQVSNND, from the coding sequence ATGCCAGAATTACCTGAAGTTGAAACTGTTAGACAAGGACTTACTCAACTAGTCAAAGGTTCTCATATTAATAGTATTGATGTTTTATATCCTAAAATGATTAATGTTAGTCCAGAAAAATTAAAAGTTACTTTAACTAATCAAAAAATTGAAAAAATAGATCGTAGAGGGAAATATTTATTGTTTCGTTTTTCAAATGGAATGACATTGGTATCTCATTTGAGAATGGAAGGTAAGTATGATGTTGAACCAGAAGGTACTGAACCTACCAAACATACCCATGTTATTTTTCACTTAGATGGAGGTAGAGAACTTAGATACAAAGATAGCCGTAAATTTGGTAGGATGTATTTGATTAAAAATGGTGATGAACATACATTATCAGGATTAGGAACAATTGGTCCTGAACCAACTAAAGAAGACTTAACTTTTGGTTATATGAAATCAATTATGAATAAAGCTAGAGGGAAAATTAAACCATTTTTGCTTAATCAAAGCAATATTGCTGGTCTAGGTAATATATATTGTGATGAAGTTTTATGGTTAAGTAAAATTCATCCAGAAACAATAACTAATACTATTCCAGATAATCAAATTATGGATTTAAGAAGTAATATTATTGAAGAAATAAAGATGGCCATTAAAGGACATGGAACAACTGTTCATTCTTATTCAAATGCTTTCGGTGAAGCTGGTCAATTTCAAAATCAACTGCACGTATACGGCAAAGCTGGTAAACCTTGTGAAAGATGTGGTACTAGTTTTGAAAAAATTAGAGTAGCTCAAAGAGGAACCACTTTTTGTCCTAAATGTCAGAAACAAGTGTCAAATAATGACTAA
- a CDS encoding YqeG family HAD IIIA-type phosphatase → MISKFKPTWMIPMIYNISPIKLEDMGIKAVFTDLDNTLIPWNNPYGTPQLRNWLKKLKKHNIRLVVISNNKHSRVKKALEMLNLDFISRSFKPLPKGIDRALNKYHLDKKQVIMVGDQLLTDVWASNNAGVRSVLVKPLISTDAWNTKPNRFIEKKIWKKLLKKYNDLEWQEDIND, encoded by the coding sequence ATGATATCTAAATTTAAACCAACATGGATGATACCAATGATATATAATATATCACCAATTAAATTAGAAGACATGGGAATTAAAGCTGTATTTACAGACTTAGATAATACTTTAATTCCTTGGAATAATCCATATGGAACTCCTCAACTAAGAAATTGGCTTAAGAAATTAAAAAAACATAATATTAGATTAGTTGTAATTTCTAATAATAAGCACTCAAGGGTAAAAAAAGCCTTGGAAATGTTGAATTTAGATTTTATTTCCCGATCGTTTAAGCCTTTGCCTAAGGGTATTGATAGAGCTTTAAATAAATATCATTTAGACAAAAAACAAGTTATAATGGTTGGAGATCAATTGTTAACAGATGTTTGGGCATCAAATAATGCAGGCGTTAGAAGCGTTTTAGTTAAACCGCTTATTTCAACTGATGCCTGGAATACTAAGCCTAATCGTTTTATCGAAAAGAAAATTTGGAAAAAATTATTAAAAAAATATAATGATTTAGAATGGCAGGAGGATATTAATGACTGA
- the nrdR gene encoding transcriptional regulator NrdR, which produces MQCPHCHKNSSRVVDSRPTENGQVIRRRRECEKCGYRYTTFERIEQTPLLVVKNNGNREEFNREKILRGIIRSAEKRPVSMDSMKEIVDNVESKIRSMGENEIPSQSIGEYVMKELVNVDEIAYIRFASVYRQFKDMTVFYNELKEVIDKDHQKNDGK; this is translated from the coding sequence ATGCAATGTCCTCATTGCCATAAAAATTCATCTAGAGTGGTCGATAGCCGTCCTACTGAAAATGGCCAAGTTATTCGTCGCCGTAGAGAGTGTGAAAAGTGTGGTTATCGCTATACTACTTTTGAAAGAATTGAACAAACACCATTATTGGTAGTTAAGAATAATGGTAATCGTGAAGAATTTAATAGAGAAAAAATATTACGTGGAATTATTAGATCTGCGGAAAAAAGACCAGTTTCTATGGATTCAATGAAAGAAATTGTAGATAATGTTGAAAGTAAAATTAGATCAATGGGAGAAAATGAAATTCCTAGTCAATCTATTGGTGAGTATGTAATGAAAGAGCTTGTTAATGTTGATGAAATTGCTTATATTAGATTTGCAAGTGTTTATCGTCAATTCAAAGATATGACGGTCTTTTATAATGAACTAAAAGAGGTTATTGATAAAGATCATCAAAAGAATGATGGTAAATAA
- the thrS gene encoding threonine--tRNA ligase, translating into MASLSFEFPDGNVKDFDEGVTTEDIAKSISISLAKKAVAGKIDGEMVDVDLPLQSGGKIEIVTKDSDDGLKVLRQTAAQLLKAALADQFTNIQFGESNTNDDGFFVDTDKRETQVSADELPQLEERMNKMVKDNVKIERKVLSLEDALKQVDGDPYQAKLVNKLAKDNKVVFYQIGDYLGLGEGAVMSSAKPLKAFKLLSVAGAYWEGKSSNPMLQRIFATAFYKKANLEDDLNRRQEAKERDHRVIGNKLDLFFVDPKVGAGLAYWMPNGATVRRVVERYIVDKELANGYEHVITPVLMNLNAYKTSGHWDHYRDDMFPPMDMGEGEELELRPMNCPSHIQIYKHHIRSYRELPIRIAELGMMHRYEKSGALSGLQRVREMTLNDGHTFLGVEQIQDEFKKVLHLMTEVYKDFDISNYHFRLSYRDPKNTEKYFDDDEMWNKSQSMLKGAMDDLGLDYVEAEGEAAFYGPKLDVQTYTAMGNEETLSTIQLDFMLPERFDLHYVGEDGQEHRPVMMHRGLVSTMERFIAYLIEVYKGAFPTWLAPHQVKIIPVSMDKHGDYAKEINEKLVQMGIRSSVDDRNEKMGYLIRDAQTNKTPYTLVVGDNEMNSQSVSVRKYSEQDSKDELFEDFAKEIKNDIANYSRGNE; encoded by the coding sequence ATGGCTAGCCTTTCTTTTGAATTCCCAGATGGAAATGTAAAAGATTTTGATGAAGGTGTAACTACTGAAGATATTGCTAAATCAATTTCTATTAGTTTAGCTAAAAAAGCTGTAGCTGGTAAGATTGATGGTGAAATGGTAGACGTTGATTTACCATTACAATCAGGTGGAAAAATTGAAATTGTTACTAAAGATAGTGATGATGGTTTGAAGGTATTACGTCAAACTGCAGCTCAATTATTAAAAGCAGCTTTAGCAGATCAATTTACTAACATTCAATTTGGTGAAAGTAATACTAACGATGATGGTTTTTTTGTTGATACTGATAAACGTGAAACTCAAGTTAGTGCTGATGAATTACCACAACTTGAAGAACGTATGAACAAAATGGTTAAAGATAACGTTAAAATTGAACGTAAAGTTCTAAGTCTAGAAGATGCATTAAAACAAGTTGATGGTGATCCATACCAAGCCAAATTAGTTAATAAGTTAGCTAAAGATAACAAAGTAGTCTTTTATCAAATTGGCGATTATTTAGGATTAGGCGAAGGCGCTGTTATGTCTTCTGCTAAACCACTAAAAGCCTTTAAGTTACTATCAGTTGCCGGTGCTTATTGGGAAGGTAAATCATCAAACCCAATGTTACAAAGAATTTTTGCAACTGCTTTTTATAAAAAAGCCAACTTGGAAGATGATTTAAACAGACGTCAAGAAGCTAAAGAACGTGATCATCGTGTTATTGGTAATAAATTAGATTTATTCTTTGTTGATCCTAAAGTTGGTGCTGGTTTAGCATACTGGATGCCTAATGGTGCAACTGTTCGTCGTGTTGTTGAAAGATATATTGTTGATAAGGAACTAGCAAATGGTTATGAACATGTTATTACGCCTGTTCTTATGAATTTAAATGCTTACAAGACATCTGGTCACTGGGATCATTATCGTGATGATATGTTCCCCCCAATGGATATGGGTGAAGGTGAAGAACTTGAATTACGTCCCATGAACTGTCCAAGTCATATTCAAATTTACAAACACCATATTCGTTCATATCGTGAATTACCAATTCGTATTGCTGAATTAGGTATGATGCATAGATACGAAAAATCTGGAGCTTTATCTGGACTACAACGTGTTCGTGAAATGACATTAAATGATGGTCATACCTTCTTAGGTGTTGAACAAATTCAAGATGAATTTAAAAAGGTTCTTCATTTAATGACTGAAGTATACAAAGATTTTGATATTAGTAACTATCACTTTAGATTAAGTTATCGTGATCCTAAAAACACTGAAAAATATTTTGATGATGACGAAATGTGGAATAAATCTCAATCTATGCTTAAAGGTGCTATGGATGATCTTGGATTAGACTATGTTGAAGCAGAAGGTGAAGCAGCTTTCTATGGTCCTAAGCTAGATGTTCAAACATACACAGCAATGGGTAATGAAGAAACCTTATCAACTATTCAATTGGACTTTATGTTACCTGAAAGATTTGATTTACATTATGTTGGTGAAGATGGTCAAGAACATCGTCCAGTTATGATGCATCGTGGCTTAGTTTCAACGATGGAAAGATTTATTGCTTACTTAATTGAAGTATATAAAGGTGCATTCCCTACATGGTTGGCTCCACATCAAGTTAAAATTATTCCTGTAAGTATGGATAAACATGGTGATTATGCTAAAGAAATTAATGAAAAATTAGTTCAAATGGGAATTCGTTCAAGTGTTGATGATCGTAATGAAAAGATGGGTTATTTAATCCGTGATGCTCAAACCAATAAAACCCCATACACATTGGTTGTTGGTGATAATGAAATGAATTCTCAAAGTGTATCAGTTCGTAAATACAGTGAACAAGATAGTAAAGATGAATTATTTGAAGATTTTGCAAAAGAAATTAAAAATGATATTGCTAATTATTCAAGAGGAAATGAATAA
- the rplT gene encoding 50S ribosomal protein L20, whose amino-acid sequence MPRVKGGTVTHARRKRVLKEAKGYREGKHSLFKTAKDQVMKSREYAFRDRKANKSNFRRLWIARINAAARMNGLSYSKLMHGLKLSNIEMNRKMLADLAVNDEKAFASLAETAKKAVK is encoded by the coding sequence ATGCCAAGAGTTAAGGGTGGAACAGTTACTCACGCACGTCGTAAACGTGTTTTAAAAGAAGCAAAGGGTTACCGTGAAGGTAAACATAGTCTATTTAAGACTGCTAAAGATCAAGTTATGAAGTCACGTGAATATGCTTTCCGTGATCGTAAAGCAAACAAGAGTAATTTCAGAAGATTATGGATTGCTCGTATTAACGCTGCAGCTCGTATGAATGGATTAAGCTACAGTAAGTTAATGCACGGTCTAAAACTTTCAAATATTGAAATGAACCGTAAAATGTTAGCTGATTTAGCAGTAAATGATGAAAAAGCATTTGCTTCATTAGCAGAAACTGCTAAGAAGGCTGTTAAATAA
- the rpmI gene encoding 50S ribosomal protein L35, which translates to MPKTKTNRAIAKRFKKTAKGGLKSANAYTSHRFHGKTKKQRRNLRGTSMINKTTASKYEKMF; encoded by the coding sequence ATGCCAAAGACTAAAACAAACCGTGCTATTGCTAAGCGTTTCAAAAAAACTGCTAAGGGTGGTTTAAAGAGTGCCAACGCTTATACAAGTCACCGTTTTCATGGTAAAACTAAGAAACAACGTCGTAACTTACGTGGAACTAGCATGATTAACAAAACTACTGCTAGCAAATACGAAAAAATGTTTTAA
- the infC gene encoding translation initiation factor IF-3 — translation MMVNDGIRAREVRLIGANGDQLGVKSTSEAMKLAEDAGLDLVVVAPKAKPMVAKVLDYGKYRFEQQKKARQARKKQKVVSVKEIRLSPTIDTNDFNTKLKRTKTFLSKGEKVRVSIRFKGRAITHKEIGRDVLNRMADSTSDVANVTQRAKMDGRSMFLMLAPKSSDKK, via the coding sequence ATGATGGTTAATGATGGAATTCGAGCACGTGAAGTTCGTTTAATTGGTGCAAATGGTGATCAATTAGGAGTTAAATCAACATCAGAAGCGATGAAACTTGCTGAAGATGCAGGCTTAGATCTTGTAGTTGTTGCTCCTAAGGCTAAACCAATGGTTGCTAAAGTATTGGATTACGGTAAATACCGCTTTGAACAACAAAAGAAAGCTCGTCAAGCTCGTAAGAAACAAAAAGTTGTCAGTGTTAAGGAAATTAGACTTAGCCCAACTATTGATACTAATGATTTTAATACTAAATTAAAAAGAACTAAGACATTCTTGTCAAAAGGTGAAAAGGTTCGTGTATCAATTCGTTTCAAGGGACGTGCCATCACACATAAGGAAATAGGTCGTGATGTTTTAAACAGAATGGCAGATTCTACATCAGATGTTGCTAATGTTACCCAACGAGCAAAAATGGACGGTAGAAGTATGTTCCTAATGCTCGCACCTAAATCAAGCGATAAAAAATAG
- the polA gene encoding DNA polymerase I, with the protein MAEKRLLLIDGNSIVYKAFYALINQVERFTNNKGVHTSAIYGFNNMLDIMLKKTNPTHALVAFDAGKTTFRTNMYDGYKAGRHKTPEELIEQFKYVKELLKARGIKTYELDNYEADDIIGTISKEADNNGFQTTVVTGDNDLTQLCSEKTTVSISNRGVSGVTHYDTDYVKETMGITPQQIIDWKALKGDSSDNYPGVKGVGDKTSLKLIKKFNSVENLYDNLDEVSGKKLKEHLIEDKQEAFLDKKLARIHRDAPIDIELTNLNYLGDNLEALVKFYREMNFKKFLSQMDFDETKDMKSINYTELTKDNLIDLKNNNDEVTFYLGIDGENYHSDNFIGFALKIDNDNYVSKDINLLKLPQLKNILENNNIVKNVFDTKRTYVGLNRLGITLKNVGFDLLLSSYLLNTNDNSNDLGRVANEHDYFEIQSDEDVYGKGAKRRIPEDDVLYSHFSRKLMAIQSLKQKLLDELNDNQQIDLYKNLELPLAFVLAKMEIDGIFVDKDILDQMSSKLTERISEIEQLIYNEAGVKFNIASPKQLGEILFEKMHLPVLKKTKTGYSTAVDVLEKLASNYPIVQEVLDYRQLSKILSTYIVGLSKDIHDDHKVHTRYLQTLTQTGRLSSVEPNLQNIPIRTEEGRKIRQAFVPSHKDWQIFSSDYSQIELRVLASISNDKNMQDEFINNDDIHASTARRIFDLKDNSDVTPELRRQAKAVNFGIVYGISDFGLANNTGISRKDAKQFIEKYFAEYPDVKNYMDDIVGKAKNNGYVETILHRRRYLPEINSRNFHQRSFAARTAMNSPIQGSAADIIKIAMIKMQKALKDNNLKAKMLLQVHDELIFEAPNDEIKILEKLVPKVMDSALKLKVPLKVKSHYGKNWYNIK; encoded by the coding sequence ATGGCTGAAAAGAGATTACTATTGATAGATGGTAATAGTATTGTTTATAAAGCTTTTTATGCTTTAATCAATCAAGTAGAACGCTTTACTAATAATAAGGGTGTTCATACGAGTGCTATCTATGGATTTAATAATATGTTAGATATTATGCTAAAAAAAACCAATCCCACACATGCCTTAGTTGCATTTGATGCTGGTAAAACGACTTTTAGAACTAATATGTATGATGGTTATAAAGCAGGAAGACATAAAACTCCAGAAGAATTAATCGAACAATTTAAATATGTAAAAGAGCTTTTAAAAGCCCGTGGAATTAAAACTTATGAGCTTGATAACTATGAAGCTGATGATATTATTGGAACCATTTCTAAGGAAGCAGATAATAACGGCTTTCAAACAACAGTTGTTACAGGAGATAATGATTTAACTCAGTTATGTTCAGAAAAAACGACTGTTTCTATCTCTAATCGTGGTGTTTCAGGTGTAACTCATTATGATACTGATTATGTTAAAGAAACAATGGGAATTACACCACAACAAATTATTGATTGGAAAGCACTCAAAGGTGATAGTTCTGATAATTATCCCGGCGTAAAAGGTGTGGGCGACAAGACATCTTTAAAATTAATTAAAAAATTTAATAGTGTCGAAAATCTTTATGATAATTTGGATGAAGTCAGTGGTAAAAAGCTTAAAGAACATTTGATTGAAGACAAACAAGAAGCTTTTTTAGATAAAAAATTAGCTAGAATTCATCGTGATGCACCGATAGATATTGAATTAACCAATTTAAATTATTTAGGTGATAATCTAGAAGCGTTAGTTAAATTTTATCGTGAAATGAATTTTAAAAAATTTCTTAGTCAAATGGATTTTGATGAAACCAAGGATATGAAATCCATTAATTATACTGAATTAACTAAAGATAATTTAATAGATTTAAAGAACAATAATGATGAGGTTACTTTTTATTTAGGTATTGACGGTGAAAATTATCATAGTGACAACTTCATTGGATTTGCTTTAAAAATTGATAATGATAATTATGTTTCCAAGGACATCAATCTTTTAAAATTACCTCAACTAAAAAATATTTTAGAAAATAATAATATTGTAAAAAATGTTTTTGATACTAAAAGAACTTATGTTGGATTAAATCGTCTTGGCATTACACTAAAAAATGTCGGTTTTGATTTATTATTATCCTCATATTTACTAAATACTAACGATAATAGCAATGATTTAGGTCGAGTAGCCAACGAACATGACTACTTTGAAATTCAATCTGATGAAGATGTTTATGGTAAGGGTGCTAAGCGCAGAATTCCTGAAGATGATGTTTTATATTCACATTTCTCAAGAAAGCTTATGGCAATTCAGTCCCTCAAACAAAAATTATTAGATGAGCTAAACGATAACCAACAAATTGATTTGTATAAAAATCTTGAACTTCCATTAGCTTTTGTTTTAGCTAAAATGGAAATTGATGGAATCTTTGTTGATAAAGATATTCTCGATCAAATGAGTAGTAAATTAACTGAACGAATCAGTGAAATAGAACAACTTATTTATAATGAAGCTGGTGTGAAATTTAACATTGCTTCTCCTAAACAACTGGGAGAAATTTTATTTGAAAAGATGCACTTACCAGTTTTAAAAAAGACCAAAACGGGGTATTCAACAGCAGTTGATGTTTTAGAAAAATTAGCATCAAATTATCCCATAGTTCAAGAAGTACTGGACTATCGTCAATTATCTAAAATTTTATCAACTTATATAGTTGGTTTGTCTAAAGATATTCATGATGATCATAAGGTGCATACTAGATATCTGCAAACACTTACACAAACGGGTCGTTTGTCTTCTGTTGAACCTAATCTTCAAAATATTCCAATTAGAACTGAAGAAGGCCGTAAAATTAGACAAGCTTTTGTGCCAAGCCATAAAGATTGGCAAATCTTTTCATCTGATTATTCACAAATTGAATTAAGAGTTTTAGCCTCAATTTCAAATGATAAAAACATGCAAGATGAATTTATTAATAATGATGATATTCATGCATCTACTGCTAGAAGAATTTTTGACTTGAAAGATAATAGTGATGTTACACCTGAGCTAAGAAGACAAGCTAAGGCTGTTAATTTTGGAATTGTTTATGGAATTTCTGATTTTGGTTTAGCTAACAATACTGGAATAAGCCGTAAGGATGCTAAACAGTTTATCGAAAAATATTTTGCCGAATATCCTGATGTTAAAAACTATATGGATGATATTGTTGGAAAAGCGAAGAATAACGGTTACGTTGAAACTATTTTGCATCGTCGTAGATATTTACCTGAAATTAACTCTAGAAACTTTCATCAACGTTCTTTTGCAGCAAGAACTGCTATGAATTCTCCTATTCAAGGTAGTGCGGCTGATATTATTAAAATAGCAATGATTAAAATGCAAAAAGCTTTAAAAGATAATAATTTAAAGGCTAAAATGTTATTACAGGTTCATGATGAATTAATATTTGAAGCACCTAATGATGAAATTAAAATATTAGAAAAGCTTGTACCTAAAGTTATGGATTCTGCTCTGAAACTAAAAGTTCCACTAAAAGTTAAAAGTCATTATGGAAAAAATTGGTATAATATTAAATAA